The proteins below are encoded in one region of Acidobacteriota bacterium:
- a CDS encoding DUF1549 domain-containing protein — MKRLVLLLFCFAFTATVAYPALNTEPTKTHSAASSTSVQVRNREQAQKDARRKDPHAGLSIQIDTLGEAERATRAVTAKLPVRPLSGQARIPSSIQPAPDISRHLIDREIFGVLSQKGIKPAALATDEEFCRRITLDLTGRQPKPERLQQYVTDTDPKKKDKLITELMNSPFFVDRWAMWFGDLTRNYALTGPASDRNAMHEFLRQAVSTNKPVRDVATEVISYEGKASEGPAGFLVRPIFNTEIAQDAFDEMAAETMRTFLGTQAVCVSCHDGAGHLEQVNLYFSTRQRSQYWGLAAFFSQTTFRTNTELTEFTLGTDRRGSYDANTDNGMRPPRFGGRIEPTFELFRDGKPNAGEDLRKAAARLITSDRQFARAFVNRIFAHFFTVGLVDPVDGFDLARLDPNNPPPAPWELQPSNPILLEELAKFFETKNYDLRALITLMVTSKAYALSSHYDETQWKPEYARLYARKLVRRLQAEEVLDAMCDATQKPALYPARGYSQGFTSTMSLPGVDEPSYLRNGPRPTDDPYTVYTFLNSFGRGDRNTTPRTSNGSIVQALSLFNSEMIINRIEDRSSLAKLTEGALDRKEITAQVAIERIYLNTIARKPTTEEVAALVAPVNSKQITLEDLQWALLNRVDFVYNY; from the coding sequence ATGAAACGATTGGTGTTACTGTTATTTTGTTTTGCATTTACGGCAACCGTGGCCTACCCGGCGCTCAACACGGAGCCAACCAAAACCCATTCGGCGGCCTCCTCAACCAGCGTTCAGGTCCGAAATCGTGAACAAGCCCAAAAGGATGCCCGTCGCAAAGATCCACACGCGGGGCTTTCGATCCAGATTGATACCCTGGGCGAAGCCGAACGTGCCACCCGAGCCGTGACCGCCAAACTGCCGGTTCGTCCGCTTTCGGGACAAGCTCGCATTCCGAGTTCAATCCAGCCCGCGCCTGACATTTCACGCCATCTGATTGATCGTGAAATTTTCGGGGTGTTGTCTCAAAAGGGAATCAAACCGGCGGCACTGGCGACAGATGAAGAATTCTGCCGGCGCATCACGCTCGACCTGACCGGGCGCCAGCCCAAACCCGAACGGTTGCAGCAGTATGTGACCGATACCGACCCGAAGAAAAAAGACAAACTGATTACCGAACTGATGAACAGTCCGTTTTTTGTGGACCGGTGGGCGATGTGGTTTGGTGATTTAACCCGCAACTATGCCTTGACTGGACCGGCAAGTGATCGAAATGCCATGCACGAATTTCTGCGCCAGGCCGTTTCGACCAACAAGCCCGTCCGTGATGTGGCCACCGAGGTGATTTCCTATGAAGGCAAGGCTTCGGAAGGACCTGCCGGATTTTTGGTGCGCCCGATTTTCAATACTGAAATTGCCCAGGATGCCTTTGATGAAATGGCTGCCGAAACCATGCGGACATTTCTGGGGACACAGGCGGTCTGTGTTTCGTGTCACGATGGGGCCGGGCATCTGGAACAGGTCAATTTGTATTTTTCAACCCGTCAGCGGTCTCAATATTGGGGGTTGGCGGCGTTCTTTTCGCAGACCACATTTCGAACCAACACGGAACTGACCGAATTTACCCTGGGCACTGACCGTCGTGGGTCCTATGACGCCAATACCGATAACGGGATGCGTCCACCTCGATTTGGCGGACGGATTGAGCCGACGTTTGAACTTTTCCGGGATGGAAAACCAAATGCCGGTGAAGATCTGCGCAAAGCGGCGGCCCGGCTGATTACCTCGGATCGGCAATTTGCCCGAGCCTTTGTCAATCGGATATTTGCTCATTTCTTTACCGTTGGTCTGGTTGATCCGGTTGACGGATTTGACCTGGCCCGGCTTGACCCAAACAATCCACCACCGGCCCCGTGGGAATTACAACCGTCAAATCCGATTTTGCTTGAAGAACTGGCCAAATTCTTTGAGACCAAAAACTATGATTTACGGGCATTGATTACCCTGATGGTCACTTCAAAAGCCTATGCGTTGTCATCGCATTATGACGAAACGCAATGGAAACCTGAATATGCCCGGCTCTATGCCCGGAAGCTGGTTCGCCGGTTGCAGGCTGAAGAAGTGCTGGATGCCATGTGTGATGCCACCCAAAAACCGGCACTCTACCCGGCACGGGGCTACAGTCAGGGCTTTACCTCGACCATGTCGCTGCCAGGGGTGGATGAGCCAAGCTACCTCCGCAACGGTCCCCGACCGACCGATGATCCCTACACAGTGTATACATTCTTGAACTCGTTTGGCCGTGGAGATCGCAACACAACCCCGCGTACCAGCAATGGTTCGATTGTGCAGGCGCTGTCACTCTTTAACAGCGAAATGATCATCAATCGGATTGAAGACCGGTCCTCGCTGGCGAAATTGACGGAAGGTGCCCTTGATCGCAAGGAAATCACCGCGCAAGTCGCCATTGAACGGATTTACCTCAACACAATTGCTCGCAAACCAACGACTGAGGAAGTTGCAGCTCTGGTGGCTCCAGTGAATTCAAAGCAAATCACGCTGGAAGACCTTCAGTGGGCGCTTCTGAACCGGGTGGATTTTGTGTACAACTATTAG
- a CDS encoding DJ-1/PfpI family protein translates to MPNVLVFLATGFEEMEAVIVVDVLRRAGAAVTTAAIGDALLVTGSHDIAINADVLLKELPSASESAFDLIILPGGQPGTTNLQHDTTVQEWICTYQAKERGIAAICAAPMALATAGVLKQRTFTGHPGAKPFLETEANGTYTGNRVEIDGKLVTSQSPGTAFEFALALVGQLFSQEKANELGASMLVRATEGMRDEG, encoded by the coding sequence ATGCCGAACGTTCTGGTTTTTCTGGCGACTGGATTTGAGGAAATGGAAGCTGTGATTGTGGTTGATGTGTTACGGCGTGCGGGTGCCGCCGTCACCACGGCGGCCATTGGCGATGCACTGCTTGTTACTGGTTCACATGATATTGCCATCAATGCCGATGTTTTGTTGAAAGAACTCCCGTCAGCTTCAGAAAGTGCGTTTGATCTGATTATTCTGCCGGGTGGTCAGCCTGGAACGACCAATTTACAACATGACACCACGGTTCAGGAATGGATTTGCACCTATCAGGCCAAAGAACGTGGGATTGCCGCCATTTGCGCCGCCCCGATGGCCCTGGCAACCGCCGGTGTGCTCAAACAACGGACGTTCACTGGACACCCTGGAGCAAAACCATTTCTTGAAACCGAAGCCAATGGCACTTACACCGGCAACCGCGTCGAAATTGACGGGAAACTGGTTACCAGCCAGAGCCCAGGCACCGCCTTTGAATTTGCCCTGGCACTGGTCGGCCAACTGTTTAGCCAGGAAAAAGCCAATGAACTGGGCGCCTCGATGCTGGTCAGGGCAACTGAAGGGATGAGGGATGAAGGATGA
- a CDS encoding pre-peptidase C-terminal domain-containing protein — protein MKNKAQRNGIIIGWGILSLLGLLIWQGSYLKTAGYTQSPELAARQTPTLTSIVPGQTPVGQVPKKITLRGSGFSSGATVLFNSTPVTAKVKGSDKILLKNPSATLFQTDQTYDVRVQLSNGQQSNVLKFVVGTGSSQQNGTIRVDAPRSLVVNVGTTVKITAVAVDQNGTPIPGATIAYASDNPDRATVDATGTVTGVLRGAATIRLTAGSITRRLVFAVNEVNSTALAGFENGDIVRYGGAVYVSDREKHILMGALLGQPLGPLAGRLNASGNIDGIFGDARFNGPLGIGISGDQIFMADTNNRSLRRVNLGTGQVRTVVTLNDMISAGITDWAPRSVAIDSNGDLYVTDAANHTIWQITLNTTLDSVTASAKLLAGEIGQAGGQDGTGRTARFNSPQKITLTGNILSVVDRNAGVRQIALPGGAVKTIRSTQGRTEVSSRFDPQQSPTLGTLKAVASDALGNLYVAEDDQVRVLTINGEQVVTSELAQSGTFVNPFAIAIADNSILILDSQKTQASLLRVAMAAPVINTVTPTQVGTGSSTEVTITGQNFIQETQVLIGQQLVQNLQLVSSGELKFTLPAQTAGGTLPVAVRHRGGTAQSSINVSGTPQSNVTLTAFPTERSLRAGQSTTFTLSLARTNATQALDLSAQVPAGLSATISPNPVAGNSTQITVTSSPTVSPGRYNVQVTGTASGVTVSSVTVSVVVEAVAQQPSVVLASTPGSRSVSSGQSATYAIDLRRTNYQGVVNLSAGLVGTQTTGIDLSFNTPSTSSNTATLTARTSAAVPRGEYTLRVNASFLGGSAEPIQVLLVVNPDPAQVTLSLAQNSQTINAGDAAPYTVTGTTSNFSGSVNLSLTGNIPFQATISLSPSPMPVPGSSTLTIRTATTTPPGTYTMQVVGSASGASIAPVPFTLTVRSSQGQSTVALAISPATQTAAPGQNAEYSLTLRRTNFTGAVDIRVTAAGYDPFGGTITGDTATITVWNTTPGTYTFTVTGTAQGATVTNTVTFTLVVSQQSGGPTVSISASPGSMTVNRGQSASYAINLSRNGFTGPVTLQTFIRSTTIPPGITLNYSQNPVTGAATTLTLFTTTETPGGTYNFYLEGTATGATVTRSADFTLVVNSTITPTVNLGVSPTTQTVTQGQGSTFNVALTRTNFTGPVSLQVFIQAEVTEPTITFQFAQNPTTANSTSLSMFTTSATPPGVYTFFVRGTASGANVIDSPTFTVVVNSSNGGGENGCAVPFSINIGQTIDRTLDTSCVYQGTQRNIDVYRFNGTAGQPVTITLSSSAFDTYLYLLDSNRNTLASDDDTNGTNSQIVFTLPYSGSYQLDVTSYFENSTGPYRLVLAGPGGSCNYSISPTSRSHGAGTETGSVSVTTTSGCGWTATSNSSFVTITSGTSGSGSGSVSYRVDSNTGSTTRTGTLTIAGQTFTITQAAGGGGGEDGCVTPFTVSIGQTINRTLDTSCAYQNTNQYLDTYRFSGTQGQSVTITLSSSAFDTFVYLLDASRNTLASNDNFSGTNSQVSFTLPSTGLFGIDVTSAVSGATGPYTLVISAGGGTNEDGCVTPYTINFGQTVRRTLDGSCVYSNNENRFVDVYRFNGSAGQQVTITHSSAAFDAYLYLYLPGTLLAEDDDSAGGTNARIVYTLPSTGTYFIDATAFSDNSTGDYSLSLSGGSLNRLESVTEPVRLEFGQTIVAGPSGNGNLSSTQEVDGYQFLGTAGQQVAITLLTPGSGFWVHLIDPSGNRLVESAMVGNPTSHLTQTLQSGGFYKIEVISTGEAPSGGYTLTLALISKLTQQTTISSTSVLNPKLQVSGIKNQGLPAGFPTALPRVKCVECPAMDGAEALPPALKSEGIPAFPLMIATPAMLRLIPPKSEHSRRDVPVRGGTVWPNGRQTSPGF, from the coding sequence ATGAAAAACAAAGCACAACGAAATGGAATCATCATTGGATGGGGTATTTTGAGCCTGCTTGGACTTTTGATATGGCAGGGAAGTTATTTAAAAACAGCCGGTTATACTCAATCTCCGGAGCTGGCTGCCCGCCAGACGCCGACACTGACTTCGATTGTGCCGGGACAAACACCCGTCGGACAGGTGCCCAAAAAGATTACGCTTCGCGGGAGCGGTTTTTCATCGGGCGCCACGGTGTTGTTTAACTCCACGCCGGTCACCGCAAAAGTCAAAGGGAGCGATAAAATCCTTTTGAAAAATCCTTCGGCCACGTTGTTTCAAACCGACCAGACCTATGACGTCCGGGTTCAGTTGAGCAATGGACAGCAATCCAACGTGCTCAAGTTTGTGGTGGGGACGGGATCAAGCCAGCAAAATGGAACAATTCGCGTAGACGCACCGCGCTCGCTGGTGGTCAATGTTGGGACAACCGTCAAGATCACAGCCGTGGCCGTGGATCAAAATGGAACACCAATTCCCGGCGCCACGATTGCTTATGCCAGCGACAACCCGGACCGCGCCACCGTGGATGCGACTGGAACCGTGACCGGTGTTTTGCGCGGCGCGGCGACCATTCGCCTGACTGCGGGCAGCATCACCCGCCGACTGGTGTTTGCCGTCAACGAAGTCAATTCAACTGCTCTGGCTGGATTTGAAAACGGCGATATCGTTCGCTATGGCGGAGCGGTGTATGTTTCAGACCGGGAAAAGCACATTTTGATGGGAGCTTTGCTTGGGCAACCGCTCGGACCGCTGGCGGGAAGGCTCAACGCCAGCGGCAATATTGATGGCATTTTTGGTGATGCCCGGTTTAATGGTCCACTCGGAATTGGAATTTCCGGCGACCAGATTTTTATGGCCGACACCAACAACCGGAGCCTTCGCCGGGTGAATCTTGGCACCGGTCAGGTGCGAACCGTGGTGACGCTCAACGATATGATTTCGGCTGGAATCACCGACTGGGCACCGCGATCTGTGGCGATTGATTCAAATGGCGACCTGTATGTAACGGATGCCGCCAATCACACCATCTGGCAAATTACCCTCAACACGACGCTGGATTCAGTCACCGCCTCCGCCAAACTTCTGGCTGGTGAAATTGGCCAGGCTGGTGGTCAGGATGGCACTGGTCGGACGGCACGGTTTAACAGTCCGCAGAAAATCACGCTGACGGGAAACATTTTAAGTGTGGTTGATCGCAATGCCGGTGTGCGCCAGATTGCCCTGCCGGGTGGCGCCGTGAAAACAATTCGCTCAACCCAGGGGCGAACCGAGGTCAGCAGTCGCTTTGACCCGCAACAATCTCCAACGTTGGGCACCTTGAAAGCCGTGGCCTCTGATGCGCTTGGAAACCTGTATGTCGCTGAAGATGATCAGGTTCGGGTCTTGACGATCAATGGCGAACAGGTCGTGACTTCAGAACTGGCCCAATCTGGAACGTTTGTCAATCCATTTGCTATTGCGATTGCCGACAACTCAATTTTGATTTTAGACAGCCAGAAAACCCAGGCATCGTTGTTGCGCGTGGCGATGGCGGCACCAGTCATCAATACCGTGACGCCAACCCAGGTCGGTACTGGCAGCAGCACTGAAGTTACCATCACAGGCCAGAATTTTATCCAGGAAACCCAGGTTTTGATCGGGCAACAACTGGTTCAAAACCTGCAGTTAGTCAGCTCCGGGGAACTCAAATTCACGCTTCCGGCCCAGACCGCCGGAGGAACCTTGCCAGTTGCGGTTCGCCACCGGGGCGGCACGGCCCAAAGTTCGATCAATGTCAGTGGAACACCTCAGTCAAACGTCACTTTGACGGCCTTTCCAACCGAACGCAGCTTGAGAGCCGGCCAAAGCACCACCTTTACCCTTTCGCTGGCACGAACCAATGCCACCCAGGCACTTGACCTGTCTGCCCAGGTGCCAGCCGGGCTTTCCGCCACCATCAGTCCAAATCCGGTGGCAGGGAATTCAACCCAGATAACGGTGACTTCCAGTCCAACCGTTTCGCCAGGGCGGTACAATGTCCAGGTGACTGGAACGGCAAGCGGGGTCACCGTCAGTTCGGTTACGGTGTCAGTCGTGGTTGAAGCCGTGGCCCAACAACCATCAGTTGTTCTGGCATCAACACCGGGTTCGCGGTCCGTCTCTTCCGGACAATCGGCCACCTATGCCATTGACCTCAGGCGAACCAACTATCAAGGCGTCGTGAATTTATCCGCCGGATTGGTTGGGACACAGACCACTGGAATTGATTTGAGTTTCAATACACCTTCAACCAGCAGTAACACGGCGACGTTGACGGCCCGCACGAGTGCTGCCGTACCGCGCGGCGAATACACCCTCCGCGTCAATGCTTCATTTTTAGGAGGTTCAGCCGAACCCATTCAGGTGTTGCTGGTGGTGAATCCAGATCCAGCGCAGGTCACACTTTCACTGGCTCAGAATTCACAGACGATCAATGCCGGAGATGCAGCGCCCTATACCGTCACCGGCACCACTTCGAACTTTTCCGGTTCCGTCAATTTATCGTTGACTGGAAACATTCCATTTCAAGCCACCATCAGTTTGAGTCCGTCGCCGATGCCGGTGCCGGGAAGTTCAACTCTGACAATTCGAACGGCCACGACCACTCCACCTGGCACCTACACTATGCAGGTGGTGGGCAGTGCCAGCGGGGCATCCATTGCACCCGTGCCCTTCACGCTGACGGTTCGGAGTTCGCAAGGGCAATCAACCGTGGCGCTGGCAATCAGCCCGGCGACGCAAACAGCGGCACCAGGGCAAAATGCCGAGTACTCTTTGACGCTCCGGCGCACCAACTTTACCGGAGCGGTGGATATTCGAGTCACCGCCGCCGGATATGATCCATTTGGCGGAACAATTACGGGTGACACCGCAACCATTACCGTCTGGAACACCACTCCTGGCACCTACACGTTTACTGTGACCGGGACGGCTCAGGGAGCGACGGTGACCAATACCGTTACGTTTACCCTGGTGGTGAGCCAGCAATCGGGCGGACCAACCGTTAGTATTTCCGCCAGTCCAGGTTCGATGACAGTCAATCGTGGGCAAAGTGCCAGTTATGCAATCAATTTATCGCGCAATGGATTTACCGGGCCGGTAACGCTCCAGACCTTTATCCGATCAACCACGATTCCACCTGGAATCACTCTCAACTACAGTCAAAACCCCGTAACCGGAGCCGCAACCACCCTGACGCTGTTTACCACCACCGAAACACCAGGCGGTACTTACAATTTCTATCTGGAAGGCACCGCGACCGGCGCAACCGTGACCCGGTCGGCTGATTTTACCCTGGTGGTCAATTCAACCATTACCCCAACGGTCAATTTGGGGGTCAGCCCCACGACCCAGACGGTGACTCAAGGGCAGGGGAGTACCTTCAATGTGGCACTCACGCGGACCAATTTCACGGGGCCGGTCTCGCTGCAGGTCTTTATTCAGGCCGAAGTCACTGAGCCGACGATTACGTTCCAATTTGCCCAGAATCCGACGACCGCAAATTCAACTTCGTTGAGTATGTTTACGACCAGTGCGACACCGCCGGGAGTCTATACTTTCTTTGTCCGAGGGACGGCGAGTGGTGCCAATGTGATTGATTCGCCAACCTTTACCGTGGTGGTCAATTCAAGCAATGGTGGCGGCGAAAACGGATGTGCCGTACCATTTTCAATCAACATTGGCCAAACCATTGATCGCACGCTTGACACCAGTTGTGTCTACCAGGGTACGCAGCGCAACATTGACGTCTATCGGTTTAATGGAACCGCCGGTCAACCAGTGACGATTACGCTTTCATCGTCAGCCTTTGATACCTACCTGTATCTGCTTGACAGTAATCGAAATACGCTGGCTTCAGACGATGACACCAACGGGACGAATTCACAAATTGTCTTTACGCTGCCCTATAGCGGGAGCTATCAACTTGACGTGACTTCGTACTTTGAAAACTCAACCGGGCCATATCGGCTGGTTCTGGCTGGACCCGGAGGCAGTTGCAACTATTCGATTTCCCCAACCAGCCGCTCGCATGGCGCCGGAACTGAAACGGGATCCGTTTCAGTGACAACCACTTCCGGGTGTGGCTGGACGGCTACAAGCAATAGCTCGTTTGTAACCATTACCTCCGGAACAAGCGGTAGTGGCAGTGGCAGCGTGTCGTACCGGGTTGACAGCAATACTGGCAGCACAACCCGAACTGGTACGCTCACCATTGCCGGACAAACATTTACCATTACCCAGGCGGCAGGTGGCGGTGGTGGGGAAGACGGCTGTGTAACGCCATTTACCGTCAGCATCGGCCAGACGATCAACCGGACGCTCGATACCAGTTGTGCCTATCAAAACACAAATCAGTATCTGGATACCTATCGGTTTTCGGGTACCCAGGGACAGTCGGTGACGATTACTTTGAGTTCATCGGCCTTTGACACCTTTGTCTATTTGCTGGATGCCAGTCGCAACACGCTGGCTTCAAACGATAACTTCAGCGGGACCAATTCGCAGGTCAGTTTTACACTCCCATCAACCGGCCTGTTTGGAATTGACGTGACCTCAGCCGTTTCGGGCGCCACCGGCCCCTACACCCTGGTCATCAGTGCTGGAGGTGGAACAAACGAAGACGGATGTGTGACGCCATACACCATCAATTTCGGTCAGACCGTGCGTCGAACGCTGGACGGTAGCTGCGTCTATTCCAACAATGAAAATCGGTTTGTGGATGTGTACCGGTTCAATGGCTCGGCTGGCCAGCAGGTGACGATTACGCACTCCTCAGCCGCCTTTGACGCCTATCTGTACCTGTACCTGCCAGGTACCTTGCTGGCTGAGGATGATGATTCCGCCGGCGGCACCAACGCCCGGATTGTCTATACCTTGCCATCCACTGGAACTTATTTCATTGATGCTACAGCTTTTAGCGATAACTCAACTGGAGACTATAGCCTGTCGTTGTCTGGCGGCAGCCTCAATCGCCTCGAATCAGTCACCGAACCCGTCAGGCTTGAATTTGGCCAAACGATAGTGGCCGGGCCATCTGGGAACGGAAATCTCTCCTCCACTCAGGAAGTTGATGGGTATCAGTTTTTGGGAACGGCAGGGCAGCAGGTCGCCATCACGCTTTTAACGCCAGGTTCCGGATTCTGGGTACATTTGATTGACCCATCTGGCAATCGGCTGGTGGAAAGTGCTATGGTGGGAAATCCCACATCTCATCTCACCCAAACACTTCAGTCCGGTGGATTCTACAAAATTGAAGTAATTTCGACTGGTGAAGCGCCGTCAGGTGGATATACACTGACCCTCGCACTTATCAGCAAACTTACTCAGCAAACGACAATTTCTTCCACTTCAGTCTTGAACCCAAAATTGCAGGTTTCCGGTATAAAAAACCAGGGATTGCCTGCAGGTTTTCCCACTGCTTTACCACGTGTGAAGTGTGTGGAATGTCCAGCAATGGACGGGGCTGAAGCCTTGCCACCGGCCCTGAAATCGGAAGGAATTCCCGCATTTCCCCTAATGATTGCGACACCAGCGATGCTCCGGCTCATCCCACCGAAGTCCGAGCATTCGCGACGAGATGTACCTGTACGAGGAGGCACAGTATGGCCAAACGGGCGTCAAACGAGCCCTGGGTTTTAG
- the nth gene encoding endonuclease III, producing the protein MARTSRSVKSSASKPVGQEVPEKTGSKKAKSSKSRAREIIRRLQAEYPDAHCSLEYSSPLELLVATILSAQCTDERVNLVTPTLFRKFRTAADYAEAELSELEMDIRSTGFFRNKARHLQGMGQRLVEAFDGKVPKTMAELLTLPGVARKTANVVLGNAFGKAPGVVVDTHVTRLSNRLGLTAESTPEKIERDLMALIPKKHFVMFPHWLIFHGRAVCKARSPQCPACVLADACPSAQKYGGQKDKKD; encoded by the coding sequence ATGGCGCGGACATCACGTTCCGTCAAATCTTCAGCTTCAAAGCCTGTCGGTCAGGAAGTACCTGAAAAGACTGGGAGCAAAAAAGCGAAATCTTCAAAAAGCCGTGCCCGGGAAATCATTCGGCGACTCCAGGCGGAATATCCCGACGCGCACTGTTCGCTTGAGTATTCCAGCCCGCTGGAATTGCTGGTGGCGACCATTCTTTCGGCCCAGTGTACCGATGAACGGGTCAACCTGGTCACTCCAACTTTGTTCCGAAAGTTCCGCACCGCCGCCGATTATGCCGAAGCCGAGCTTTCCGAACTGGAAATGGATATTCGGTCAACCGGCTTTTTTCGCAATAAAGCCCGTCATTTGCAGGGAATGGGGCAGCGGCTGGTCGAAGCCTTTGACGGAAAAGTCCCCAAAACCATGGCTGAATTGCTCACCCTGCCCGGCGTGGCTCGTAAAACAGCGAATGTCGTCCTGGGCAATGCGTTTGGCAAAGCCCCCGGAGTCGTGGTAGACACTCACGTGACCCGGTTGTCCAATCGGCTCGGGCTCACCGCCGAATCAACCCCCGAAAAAATCGAGCGGGACTTGATGGCGCTCATTCCCAAAAAACATTTTGTGATGTTTCCGCACTGGCTGATTTTTCATGGGCGAGCGGTGTGCAAAGCCCGGTCTCCGCAATGCCCTGCCTGTGTGCTCGCTGATGCGTGTCCTTCGGCTCAAAAATATGGTGGTCAAAAGGACAAAAAGGACTGA
- a CDS encoding DUF1501 domain-containing protein, producing the protein MAKRASNEPWVLERRAFLQLGAAGLTSLLVGWPNPAKAETLSRLATGVRAVTPRTSARNCILVMLRGGPSHVDMFDLKKGRWTPNELGVERLSNGIDWPSGILPRLKTQLNKCSIIRSLQHSEVVHERAEYFVETGRRLNPGLRNEVPHLGAVISLESEAQRTAQDVFPSFMLFNYGFSYSNNGFLSATHAPFNVFYPAYGIPNLDPPDGPESFNRRRAALQFVDGIGNRPTGTASESVSIFQAQAEKMMKDSATKAAFTATASDIERYGDNYFGSSLAVARNVLAANRGTRYIEVDHYGWDHHNLIYNNDNLYGRSLELDMAVSSLLEDLAATPGSASGKTLLDETLVMVMGEFGRTVGDLNPSSGRDHYPYVFSGLFAGGGVKGGRIIGATDETGGGVQDFGWSVNRPIHMPDLVTTMFSVLGIDWTKTIADTPSGRIYRYADPEAVGDDASFEISPLF; encoded by the coding sequence ATGGCCAAACGGGCGTCAAACGAGCCCTGGGTTTTAGAACGACGGGCATTTTTGCAACTCGGTGCTGCCGGGTTGACTTCATTGCTGGTGGGATGGCCCAACCCAGCCAAAGCCGAAACTCTTTCCCGTCTCGCAACGGGAGTCCGAGCTGTAACCCCGCGCACTTCCGCGCGAAATTGTATTCTCGTCATGCTGCGTGGCGGTCCCAGCCACGTGGATATGTTCGATTTGAAAAAAGGGCGCTGGACGCCAAATGAGCTGGGCGTCGAGCGTCTGTCAAATGGGATTGACTGGCCCAGCGGCATTTTGCCGAGACTCAAAACGCAACTCAATAAATGCTCGATCATTCGTTCGCTCCAGCACTCAGAGGTTGTCCACGAACGGGCCGAGTACTTTGTTGAGACCGGGCGGCGGCTCAATCCAGGGCTGCGCAATGAAGTGCCGCATTTGGGCGCTGTCATTTCGCTCGAATCCGAAGCCCAACGTACCGCCCAGGATGTGTTCCCATCCTTTATGCTGTTTAACTATGGCTTTTCCTATTCCAACAACGGCTTTCTCTCCGCGACGCACGCGCCGTTCAACGTGTTTTACCCGGCGTATGGCATTCCAAACCTGGATCCGCCAGATGGACCGGAAAGCTTTAACCGCCGTCGGGCGGCACTCCAGTTTGTGGATGGCATTGGGAATCGGCCCACGGGTACTGCCTCGGAATCAGTTTCCATTTTTCAGGCGCAGGCCGAGAAAATGATGAAGGATTCCGCCACCAAAGCGGCCTTTACCGCCACGGCTTCGGATATTGAACGGTATGGCGACAACTATTTCGGCAGTTCGCTGGCAGTAGCCCGCAACGTTTTGGCGGCCAATCGGGGCACGCGCTATATCGAAGTTGACCATTATGGCTGGGATCACCACAACCTGATTTACAACAATGACAACCTGTATGGCCGAAGTCTCGAACTGGACATGGCCGTCAGTTCCTTGCTGGAAGATCTGGCTGCGACTCCGGGAAGTGCCAGTGGGAAGACCCTGCTTGACGAAACCCTGGTCATGGTGATGGGTGAATTTGGCCGAACGGTGGGTGATTTGAACCCGTCTTCGGGTCGAGATCATTACCCCTACGTCTTCAGCGGGTTGTTTGCGGGTGGCGGCGTCAAGGGGGGCCGCATCATCGGAGCAACCGACGAAACCGGTGGCGGTGTTCAGGATTTTGGTTGGTCTGTCAATCGCCCAATTCACATGCCGGATCTGGTCACCACCATGTTTTCCGTGCTGGGAATTGATTGGACCAAAACCATTGCCGATACACCTTCCGGGCGAATTTATCGCTATGCTGATCCAGAAGCCGTGGGCGATGACGCCAGCTTTGAAATCAGTCCGCTGTTTTGA
- a CDS encoding PPC domain-containing protein, protein MSRSSFAPLVRHSVVGSLLFLAGFVCVAGDRFPVTQAQQSPPAQTPPASAETPQPPSIQVGLVPGIQLEGELQAEQKHSFTVQLEANQYVRIEVEQQGIDVIVRLFDPAGKQVQEMDSPNGTKGPEYLRHVTVEAGTYRVEVAGLEKGAKPGKYTIRLGEVRPPQPDDAAVIHYDQLANRVKILLGVERFQEVLPIAEQLVTAAAEAY, encoded by the coding sequence ATGTCTCGATCTTCTTTTGCTCCCCTGGTTCGCCATTCTGTCGTGGGCAGTCTTCTTTTCCTGGCGGGTTTTGTCTGCGTTGCGGGTGACAGATTCCCGGTGACCCAGGCTCAGCAATCGCCACCGGCTCAAACGCCACCAGCATCGGCTGAGACTCCGCAGCCGCCATCCATCCAGGTTGGATTGGTTCCCGGCATTCAACTTGAAGGCGAGTTGCAAGCCGAACAAAAGCATAGTTTTACCGTGCAGCTTGAAGCCAATCAGTATGTCCGTATCGAGGTTGAGCAACAAGGGATTGATGTCATCGTCCGATTGTTTGACCCGGCTGGGAAACAGGTTCAGGAAATGGACAGCCCAAATGGAACCAAGGGACCGGAATATCTCAGACACGTCACGGTTGAAGCCGGAACCTACCGGGTTGAAGTCGCCGGGCTGGAAAAAGGGGCCAAACCGGGGAAATATACCATTCGGCTGGGGGAAGTCCGTCCGCCTCAGCCCGATGACGCTGCCGTTATCCACTATGACCAGCTTGCAAACCGGGTCAAGATCCTGCTTGGTGTTGAACGGTTTCAGGAGGTGCTTCCGATTGCCGAGCAATTGGTGACGGCGGCAGCCGAGGCGTAT